A stretch of the Arthrobacter stackebrandtii genome encodes the following:
- a CDS encoding TetR/AcrR family transcriptional regulator encodes MKSQRTSTSVDARLLAAIRQAVVVHGVRRTTANDIAERAGISRMTFYRRMGSVENAVLVSLTEEFRTFTADVPETPGTGRERLVRFAVESVRVFATSELLASIAERDPEFLIPYVTDRFGSSQQLILDRLHAMLDDGVADGSIESADATATMLLLALQGVALSCRVLLRTGVFEAALAELATMLERYLTPSGVNSGGRTTDSER; translated from the coding sequence ATGAAGTCACAACGTACCAGCACTTCGGTGGATGCCCGGCTGCTGGCTGCCATCCGCCAGGCCGTGGTGGTCCACGGGGTCCGCCGCACCACGGCCAACGACATCGCCGAGCGCGCCGGCATCTCCCGCATGACCTTCTACCGGCGCATGGGTTCGGTGGAAAATGCGGTGCTGGTGTCGCTGACGGAGGAGTTCCGCACCTTCACCGCGGATGTGCCCGAGACTCCCGGCACCGGCCGCGAGCGGCTGGTCCGCTTTGCCGTGGAAAGCGTGCGCGTGTTTGCCACCTCGGAACTGTTGGCCTCCATCGCCGAGCGCGATCCGGAGTTCCTGATCCCGTACGTCACGGACCGGTTCGGATCCAGCCAGCAGCTCATCCTGGACCGGCTGCACGCCATGTTGGACGACGGCGTGGCCGACGGCAGCATCGAATCCGCGGACGCAACCGCAACCATGCTGCTGCTGGCGCTGCAGGGCGTGGCGCTCTCCTGCCGGGTGCTGCTGCGCACGGGCGTCTTTGAAGCAGCCCTTGCCGAGCTGGCGACCATGCTGGAACGCTACCTCACGCCGTCGGGCGTCAATTCAGGCGGCCGCACCACGGACTCGGAGAGGTAA
- a CDS encoding glycerol-3-phosphate dehydrogenase/oxidase: MANPTWLNDDTRARSLDRVAGHTVDVAVVGGGITGAGVALDAASRGLSVALVESGDLASGTSGYSSKLVHGGLRYLAKMDFAVAWESAVERRWLMERIAPHLVHPLAFVIPDARSAPAWEGLAAGFGTVLYDGLRRASGLRSSVLPRPQLLTPAAVAALAPALDVAGLRRGYLYWDGQLVDDARLVFAVARTAAGLGAHILRDVRAVAVGADRVDAVDVRTGAPLAVRARTVVNATGVWAAGFDPALTVTPSRGTHLVVRAERLGLPHAAHTVAVPGHFGRYVFVLPQPGGLVYIGLTDEEDRTADGHRPPVPEHDVEFLLGIVNATLAVALVRDDVVGAFAGLRPLAEAAHGDGFDGTADISRRHLVTDVPGAPITVVGGKLTTYRRMAQDAVDAAAARLGAGAGVGAGIRPCRTRTLPLVGAAGPAQLKSLAAPPRLVAKYGTEAVHVHRLGQEERILREPLFDGTDITGAELLFGVRAEGACTVADLLERRTRLSFVPEDAQKARERAGEILAMAAGK, encoded by the coding sequence ATGGCCAACCCCACCTGGCTCAATGACGACACCAGGGCGCGCTCGCTGGACCGCGTGGCAGGGCACACCGTGGACGTGGCGGTGGTGGGCGGCGGCATCACCGGCGCGGGCGTGGCGCTCGATGCGGCGAGTCGGGGGTTGAGCGTGGCGCTTGTGGAGAGCGGTGACCTTGCGTCGGGGACCAGCGGCTACAGCTCCAAGCTGGTGCACGGCGGGCTGCGCTACCTGGCGAAGATGGATTTTGCCGTGGCGTGGGAATCCGCGGTGGAGCGGCGCTGGCTCATGGAGCGGATCGCCCCGCACCTGGTCCACCCGCTCGCGTTCGTCATCCCCGATGCCCGCAGTGCGCCGGCGTGGGAGGGCCTCGCGGCGGGGTTTGGCACCGTGCTGTACGACGGCCTGCGCCGGGCATCCGGGCTGCGCAGTTCCGTGCTGCCGCGCCCGCAGCTGCTCACGCCGGCGGCGGTGGCGGCGCTTGCCCCGGCCCTGGACGTGGCGGGGCTGCGGCGCGGCTACTTGTACTGGGACGGGCAGCTGGTGGATGACGCGCGGCTGGTTTTCGCCGTGGCGCGGACGGCGGCCGGGCTCGGGGCGCACATCCTGCGCGACGTGCGGGCGGTGGCGGTTGGCGCCGACCGGGTGGACGCCGTTGACGTCCGCACGGGTGCGCCGCTGGCTGTCCGGGCCAGGACCGTGGTCAATGCCACGGGTGTGTGGGCCGCCGGGTTCGATCCCGCCCTGACCGTCACCCCCAGCCGCGGCACCCACCTGGTGGTGCGGGCGGAGCGGCTCGGCCTGCCCCACGCGGCCCACACCGTTGCGGTTCCCGGGCACTTTGGCCGCTACGTTTTTGTCCTCCCGCAGCCGGGCGGGCTGGTCTACATCGGGCTCACCGATGAGGAGGACCGCACCGCTGACGGCCACCGTCCGCCGGTTCCGGAGCACGACGTCGAATTCCTCCTTGGCATTGTCAACGCCACCTTGGCGGTGGCACTGGTGAGGGACGACGTCGTGGGCGCCTTTGCGGGGCTGCGTCCCCTGGCCGAGGCGGCGCACGGCGACGGTTTCGACGGCACGGCCGACATCTCCCGCCGCCACCTCGTCACGGATGTGCCGGGCGCACCCATCACCGTGGTGGGCGGGAAGCTGACCACGTACCGGCGCATGGCCCAGGATGCGGTGGATGCGGCGGCCGCACGGCTTGGTGCCGGCGCGGGCGTGGGTGCCGGGATCCGGCCGTGCCGGACCAGGACGCTGCCGCTTGTGGGGGCGGCGGGGCCGGCCCAGCTGAAATCACTGGCGGCCCCGCCCCGGCTTGTGGCAAAGTATGGCACCGAGGCCGTGCACGTGCACCGGCTGGGACAGGAAGAACGAATCTTGCGCGAACCCTTGTTTGACGGCACGGACATCACCGGCGCTGAACTGCTGTTTGGCGTGCGTGCCGAAGGCGCTTGCACCGTGGCGGACCTGCTGGAGCGCCGCACCAGGCTGTCGTTTGTGCCGGAGGATGCGCAGAAGGCCCGGGAGCGTGCCGGGGAGATTCTTGCCATGGCGGCCGGGAAATGA
- a CDS encoding diacylglycerol/lipid kinase family protein, with protein MSGADTSGSGSVALPYGGQVLLLVNPTSGRGRSMKVLPKTVQAFAEAGFTPAVVITDNLADATAQARAAAAGSLVAVLGGDGFLGAVAAGAMESGAVLLPLAGGRGNDTVRRMGLGLDPARTVASLPQLSVAALDLGLVNGRPYFGVANVGFDGLANEYGNSARLNLGPFVYLYGGVRAFFEWKDVVFTVEVDGEASIFTGWFTAVGNVGQYGGGLRINPLAKADDGQLDVVSLGSASIVRVISVFLRAFRGAHLRQPGVSFARGRTVRVSASKPLNIYADGERVGPLPALLEVAPAAVAVLLPKGSKVLR; from the coding sequence ATGAGCGGCGCGGACACGTCCGGTTCAGGCAGTGTGGCGCTGCCGTATGGCGGGCAGGTGCTGCTTCTGGTCAACCCGACCTCCGGGCGCGGACGCAGCATGAAGGTGCTGCCCAAGACCGTTCAGGCATTCGCGGAGGCGGGGTTCACGCCGGCGGTCGTCATCACGGACAACCTGGCGGACGCCACGGCCCAGGCACGCGCCGCCGCGGCCGGATCGCTCGTGGCGGTGCTGGGCGGTGACGGCTTTCTCGGTGCCGTTGCGGCGGGCGCCATGGAATCCGGTGCCGTGCTCCTGCCGCTGGCAGGAGGCCGCGGCAACGACACCGTGCGCCGGATGGGCCTGGGCCTGGACCCGGCACGGACGGTTGCGTCCCTGCCACAACTGTCGGTGGCGGCGCTCGACCTTGGACTCGTCAACGGCAGGCCCTACTTTGGCGTGGCCAACGTCGGGTTCGACGGTCTGGCCAATGAATACGGCAACAGCGCGCGCCTGAACCTGGGCCCGTTCGTGTACCTGTACGGCGGGGTCAGGGCCTTCTTCGAGTGGAAGGACGTCGTGTTCACGGTGGAGGTGGACGGGGAGGCGAGCATCTTCACCGGCTGGTTCACCGCCGTCGGAAATGTGGGCCAGTACGGCGGCGGGCTGCGGATCAACCCCCTGGCCAAGGCCGACGACGGGCAGCTGGATGTGGTCTCCCTCGGAAGCGCGTCGATCGTGCGCGTCATTTCCGTGTTCCTGCGGGCGTTTCGGGGCGCGCACCTGCGCCAGCCCGGTGTCAGCTTTGCGCGCGGGCGGACGGTGCGGGTCAGTGCCAGCAAGCCGCTGAACATCTACGCCGACGGCGAGCGGGTGGGCCCGCTGCCCGCACTGCTGGAGGTGGCCCCCGCCGCGGTGGCGGTGCTCCTGCCGAAGGGCTCGAAGGTCCTGCGCTGA
- a CDS encoding LssY C-terminal domain-containing protein, which translates to MEAHPAQERQDPQVGAGKWRARRDSMNAVVDNLAFAFSGLAAIWLAWLVFTEDFRWGWRLAPFALLFWLLLAYLVLPRLHKILTEIYVPNYFIGRARTSDGLLGDPINLAVMGTEAQLHQAMTRAGWIRADEVTLGSSWRIITSTVMKRSYDEAPVSPLLLFGHQQDLAYQQEVEGNPAKRHHVRFWRCPEGWLLPGGHRADWMGGGTFDKSVGFSLFTLQVTHKIAADTDVERDHIVKTLEDSGDDVEVRVIKDFSSGYHSRNGGGDSIKTDGNLPVIDLAKVHVPDGGNPLGPGLDARRIARAQHRPLSTTLGVALMLVGGVMSTLATIAIVRDWRHIAEEAAGTATAAETWWLDLVLVAIAGASLLGAGLCYLLAILVFRGSNWARIAALAYTALLVVTAAIGFFTGQPVPFGSDIFGLPLDILVLLALSARSSRLWARRPRVPTAAGQKPKGVLKGSPA; encoded by the coding sequence ATGGAGGCCCACCCAGCACAGGAACGGCAGGACCCGCAGGTAGGGGCCGGCAAGTGGCGCGCACGCAGGGACTCCATGAATGCAGTCGTTGACAACTTGGCCTTCGCGTTCAGCGGACTCGCAGCCATTTGGCTTGCCTGGCTCGTGTTCACAGAAGACTTCAGGTGGGGCTGGCGGCTGGCCCCATTCGCCCTCCTGTTCTGGCTGCTGCTTGCCTACCTTGTGTTGCCGCGGCTCCACAAGATCCTGACGGAGATTTACGTTCCGAACTACTTCATTGGCCGGGCCAGGACGAGCGACGGTTTGCTGGGTGACCCCATCAACCTTGCTGTCATGGGCACCGAAGCCCAGCTGCACCAAGCCATGACCCGTGCCGGCTGGATACGCGCGGACGAGGTCACGCTGGGCTCCAGCTGGCGCATCATCACCTCCACCGTCATGAAACGAAGCTACGACGAAGCGCCCGTGAGCCCGCTGCTGCTGTTCGGCCACCAGCAGGACCTGGCCTACCAGCAGGAAGTGGAGGGGAACCCGGCCAAGCGCCACCATGTGAGGTTCTGGCGCTGCCCGGAGGGCTGGCTGCTGCCCGGCGGCCACAGGGCGGACTGGATGGGCGGCGGCACATTCGACAAATCGGTGGGCTTCTCCCTGTTTACCCTGCAGGTCACGCACAAGATCGCCGCCGACACAGACGTTGAGCGGGACCACATCGTCAAGACGCTGGAGGACAGCGGCGACGACGTTGAGGTCCGGGTGATCAAGGACTTCTCCTCCGGCTACCACTCACGCAACGGGGGCGGCGACTCCATCAAGACGGACGGCAACCTGCCCGTCATTGACCTTGCCAAGGTGCACGTCCCGGACGGAGGCAACCCGCTGGGGCCCGGCCTGGACGCCCGCCGCATTGCCAGGGCGCAGCATCGGCCGCTCTCCACCACGCTCGGGGTGGCCTTGATGCTGGTTGGCGGGGTGATGAGCACGCTGGCAACGATTGCGATCGTGCGGGATTGGCGGCACATTGCCGAGGAAGCGGCGGGCACGGCAACAGCCGCGGAGACGTGGTGGCTGGACCTGGTTCTGGTTGCCATCGCCGGGGCATCCTTGCTGGGTGCGGGCCTGTGCTACCTGCTGGCAATCTTGGTGTTCCGGGGCAGCAACTGGGCTCGGATCGCAGCCCTGGCGTACACCGCCCTGCTGGTGGTGACAGCCGCGATTGGCTTCTTCACAGGTCAACCCGTCCCATTCGGCAGCGACATCTTCGGGCTGCCGCTGGACATTCTGGTGCTGCTGGCCCTGTCCGCGCGCAGCTCAAGGTTGTGGGCAAGGCGGCCACGGGTGCCCACAGCCGCGGGTCAAAAACCCAAGGGTGTTTTGAAGGGCTCCCCGGCATAG
- a CDS encoding isocitrate lyase/PEP mutase family protein: MNTTSSTASKASELLRLHRAPQILQLANVWDAVSAKVVADLPGTTALATASHSIAASYGYEDGEHMPVATMIEAVGRIAAATELPVTADLERGYGNPAETVRRAVGVGIVGANIEDQMLPLAQSVARMKQAVDAGAAEGIDFVLNARTDAFLLAGDRDPGEVLESAIERGRAYLEVGAACVFFPGKLDEHTVKSLVAGVGPGLVSVINVPGSLPPSRLQELGVARISYGPWMQRVALTALADAALALMDNGALPAGTRVLN, from the coding sequence ATGAACACTACTTCCAGCACTGCAAGCAAGGCGTCCGAACTGCTCCGCCTCCACCGCGCGCCGCAGATCCTGCAGCTGGCGAATGTGTGGGACGCCGTCAGCGCGAAGGTGGTGGCGGACCTGCCCGGGACCACGGCGCTCGCCACGGCGAGCCATTCGATCGCGGCGTCGTACGGTTATGAGGATGGCGAGCACATGCCCGTGGCCACCATGATTGAGGCGGTCGGGCGGATCGCCGCCGCCACCGAGCTGCCCGTCACGGCGGACCTGGAGCGCGGCTACGGCAATCCCGCCGAAACCGTCCGGCGGGCCGTGGGCGTGGGCATCGTGGGCGCCAACATCGAGGACCAGATGCTGCCGCTGGCGCAGTCGGTGGCGCGCATGAAGCAGGCCGTCGACGCCGGCGCAGCCGAGGGCATCGACTTTGTCCTCAACGCCCGCACCGATGCATTCCTGCTGGCCGGCGACCGCGATCCGGGCGAGGTCCTCGAGTCCGCCATTGAGCGCGGCCGGGCCTACCTGGAGGTGGGCGCCGCCTGCGTGTTCTTCCCCGGCAAGCTGGACGAGCACACGGTCAAGTCGCTTGTTGCCGGCGTCGGGCCTGGGCTTGTTTCCGTCATCAATGTGCCGGGTTCGCTGCCGCCGTCCAGGCTGCAGGAACTGGGCGTGGCCCGGATTTCCTACGGCCCATGGATGCAGCGCGTGGCCCTGACCGCTCTGGCCGACGCCGCCCTCGCCCTCATGGACAACGGCGCGCTGCCGGCGGGCACCCGTGTGCTCAACTAA
- a CDS encoding Lrp/AsnC family transcriptional regulator — METGSQVPLDDVDRKIIAELVRDGRISVSAVAANVHVSRAHAYARISRLTETGILTKFTALVDPVKAGLKSSAYVTLKVSQHAWRELREELRAIPEVAHIALVGGDFDVILLVRAEDNMGLRRVVFDQLQSMPGVLDTQTFLIFEDLDTR; from the coding sequence ATGGAAACAGGCAGCCAGGTCCCCCTGGATGACGTGGACCGGAAGATCATTGCCGAACTGGTCCGGGACGGGCGGATATCCGTCAGCGCCGTGGCCGCCAACGTGCATGTCTCCCGCGCCCACGCCTATGCGCGGATTTCCCGGCTCACCGAGACCGGGATCCTGACCAAGTTCACGGCGCTCGTGGACCCGGTCAAGGCGGGGCTCAAGTCAAGCGCCTACGTGACCCTGAAGGTCAGCCAGCATGCGTGGCGGGAACTGCGCGAGGAACTGCGGGCCATTCCGGAGGTGGCCCACATTGCCCTGGTGGGCGGCGACTTCGACGTGATCCTATTGGTGCGCGCCGAGGACAACATGGGGCTGCGGCGGGTCGTCTTCGACCAGTTGCAGTCCATGCCCGGGGTGCTGGACACGCAGACCTTCCTGATCTTCGAGGACCTGGACACCCGCTGA
- a CDS encoding thiamine pyrophosphate-dependent enzyme codes for MTNHPEFLNHPGNAALQAGSRGLTGEYLLPSAEPVRLINADGTAHSGGKYKESYTLPAPETLLQGYGGLVTGRRINEQAGALVRQGRMAVYPSSYGQEACQVAAGMCLRRSDWLFPTYRDSVAVIGRGVPPMAAFEALRGDWHSGFDPNRYNTALPATPLATQLLHAVGVAHGAKLRGEDTVVLALCGDGATSEGDFHVALNFAAVFHVPAVFLVQNNQYAISVPLIHQSVAPSLAHKAIGYGMPGERVDGNDLAALLAVLGSAVDRARNGGGPALVEAHTYRMEAHTNADDSTRYRSAAEVAQWVPRDPLMRLKKYLYDAGALGSAAAERFAAAAEETAQALRDGLNAETRPDPLDMFRFVFSEPTPQLREQGRQLEAELAAGQAAAGHASAAQPSAGRP; via the coding sequence ATGACGAACCATCCGGAATTCTTGAACCACCCCGGGAATGCGGCGCTGCAGGCGGGCAGCCGCGGACTGACGGGCGAGTACCTGCTGCCGTCCGCGGAACCCGTCCGGCTCATCAACGCCGACGGCACGGCGCACTCCGGCGGCAAGTACAAGGAAAGCTACACGCTGCCCGCGCCGGAAACCCTGCTCCAGGGGTACGGCGGGCTGGTCACGGGCCGGCGGATCAACGAACAGGCCGGTGCGCTGGTGCGGCAGGGGCGGATGGCGGTGTATCCGTCGTCGTACGGTCAGGAAGCGTGCCAGGTTGCGGCGGGGATGTGCCTGCGCCGCAGCGACTGGCTGTTCCCCACCTACCGCGATTCCGTGGCCGTCATTGGCCGCGGCGTGCCGCCCATGGCAGCGTTCGAGGCGCTGCGCGGGGACTGGCACAGCGGCTTCGACCCCAACCGCTACAACACGGCCTTGCCGGCCACGCCGCTGGCCACCCAGCTGCTGCACGCGGTGGGTGTGGCGCACGGGGCCAAGCTGCGCGGGGAGGACACCGTGGTGCTGGCCCTGTGCGGCGACGGCGCCACGAGCGAGGGCGACTTCCACGTGGCCCTGAACTTTGCCGCCGTCTTCCACGTTCCGGCCGTGTTCCTGGTCCAAAACAACCAGTACGCCATCTCGGTTCCGCTCATCCACCAGTCGGTGGCGCCGTCCCTGGCCCACAAGGCCATTGGCTACGGCATGCCCGGCGAGCGCGTGGACGGCAACGACCTCGCCGCCCTGCTGGCCGTGCTGGGCAGTGCCGTGGACCGGGCCCGCAACGGCGGGGGCCCCGCCCTGGTGGAGGCCCACACCTACCGGATGGAGGCGCACACCAACGCCGACGATTCCACCCGCTACCGCTCCGCCGCAGAGGTGGCGCAGTGGGTTCCGAGGGACCCGCTGATGCGGCTGAAAAAATACCTGTACGACGCCGGGGCGCTGGGTTCCGCTGCAGCGGAGCGTTTCGCCGCGGCCGCCGAGGAGACGGCGCAGGCGCTGCGTGACGGACTCAATGCCGAGACCCGGCCCGACCCGCTGGACATGTTCCGCTTTGTGTTCAGCGAGCCCACCCCTCAGCTGCGCGAGCAAGGCCGGCAGCTGGAAGCCGAACTCGCCGCGGGCCAGGCTGCCGCCGGCCATGCATCCGCAGCCCAGCCGTCAGCGGGCCGGCCATGA
- a CDS encoding alpha-ketoacid dehydrogenase subunit beta, whose product MTAAPAINAPALSGVQSLTFAKALTLAMADAMEADPSVVVFGVDVGKLGGVFRVTDGLTSRFGEERCFDTPLAESGIVGMATGMAMNGMRPVVEMQFDAFAFPAFEQITSHVAKTGNRTRGQVRLPLVIRIPYAGGIGGVEHHCDSSEAHYAHTPGLVVLTPSSVADAYTLLREAIESPDPVVFMEPKKLYFTKATVDLDALRSRHSSPADRGGANGVPSSIGRATVLREGTDATLIAYGPSVAPALAAAETAAAEGRSLQVIDVRSLVPFDDDTVNAAVRSTGRVVVVAEAPGFASMASEIAARIQEHCFHSLAAPVLRVSGFDVPYPPPRLEKYYLPGVDRILDAVDRLQWEES is encoded by the coding sequence ATGACGGCGGCACCAGCCATCAACGCCCCGGCATTGTCCGGGGTGCAGAGCCTGACGTTTGCCAAGGCGCTGACCCTGGCCATGGCGGACGCCATGGAGGCCGACCCTTCAGTGGTGGTTTTTGGTGTGGACGTGGGGAAGCTGGGCGGCGTGTTCCGCGTGACGGACGGGCTGACCTCCCGGTTCGGGGAGGAACGCTGCTTTGACACGCCGCTGGCCGAGTCCGGCATTGTTGGCATGGCCACCGGCATGGCCATGAACGGCATGCGCCCGGTGGTGGAGATGCAGTTCGACGCCTTTGCCTTCCCGGCGTTTGAACAGATCACCAGCCACGTGGCCAAGACGGGCAACCGCACACGCGGGCAGGTCCGGCTGCCCCTGGTCATCCGCATCCCCTACGCCGGCGGGATCGGCGGGGTGGAGCACCACTGCGATTCCTCGGAGGCGCACTACGCCCACACCCCAGGCCTGGTTGTGCTGACGCCGTCGTCGGTTGCGGACGCCTACACCCTGCTTCGCGAGGCCATCGAGTCCCCGGACCCCGTGGTGTTCATGGAGCCGAAGAAGCTGTACTTCACCAAGGCCACGGTGGACCTGGACGCGCTGCGCTCCCGGCACTCATCGCCCGCCGATCGGGGAGGGGCCAATGGCGTGCCGTCCAGCATCGGGCGGGCAACCGTGCTGCGCGAGGGCACCGACGCCACGCTCATCGCGTACGGCCCGTCCGTGGCGCCGGCGCTCGCCGCCGCGGAGACCGCGGCCGCCGAGGGCCGCTCCTTGCAGGTCATCGACGTGCGTTCACTGGTGCCGTTCGACGACGACACCGTCAACGCCGCTGTCCGGTCCACGGGCCGCGTGGTGGTCGTCGCGGAGGCGCCGGGCTTTGCCTCGATGGCGTCGGAGATCGCGGCGCGCATCCAGGAGCACTGTTTCCATTCGCTGGCCGCACCCGTGCTGCGCGTGAGCGGATTCGACGTCCCCTACCCGCCGCCGCGGCTGGAAAAGTACTACCTGCCCGGCGTTGACCGTATTCTCGACGCAGTCGACCGGCTCCAATGGGAGGAATCATGA
- a CDS encoding dihydrolipoamide acetyltransferase family protein has protein sequence MSVQTGGQVFLLPDLGEGLVEAELVSWLVAVGDSVQVDQPIAEVETAKSVVEVPSPYAGTVATLHCEEGGTLEVGQPLVTIAADGTAVPEPEVAGSGNVLIGYGTSGVGGPGRSRPAVQAAAARQAPLVVSPVVRKLAHENRIALAGLEGTGAGGLILRADVEAAIARAGAAGMAAAGTPAAPGTPAEPLGKEPHMADQRGEAPAPGEVSAVVDQRTGLAVLSRTPLAGLRKAAAEAMVRSRREIPDATVWVDVDATALMELRRGLQTKGSAPGLLAFVARFAAAGLARFPQLNSQLASEGGTDFLVEFGGINLGFATQTERGLVVPVLRNAQGRSARELDAAIRGLTGRALEGHAGPGELGGGTFTINNYGVLGVDGSATIINRPEAAMLGLGRITDKPWVVDGALCVRKMTELTLSFDHRVCDGAVAAGFLRFVADAMENPASVLADL, from the coding sequence ATGAGCGTCCAAACAGGAGGGCAGGTGTTCCTGCTGCCGGACCTGGGCGAGGGGCTTGTCGAGGCCGAACTCGTCTCGTGGCTGGTCGCCGTGGGCGACTCCGTGCAAGTCGACCAGCCCATCGCAGAGGTGGAAACCGCCAAGTCCGTGGTGGAGGTGCCCTCGCCCTACGCGGGAACGGTGGCCACGCTGCACTGCGAGGAGGGCGGCACCCTGGAAGTGGGCCAGCCGCTGGTCACGATCGCGGCGGACGGCACCGCGGTCCCTGAACCCGAAGTTGCTGGCTCCGGAAATGTCCTCATCGGCTACGGGACCTCCGGTGTGGGCGGCCCCGGCCGCAGCCGTCCCGCCGTGCAGGCCGCGGCGGCACGGCAGGCGCCGCTGGTGGTGTCGCCCGTGGTGCGCAAGCTGGCGCACGAGAACCGAATTGCGCTCGCCGGTCTCGAGGGCACCGGCGCGGGCGGGCTGATCCTGCGCGCCGACGTGGAAGCGGCCATCGCAAGGGCCGGGGCAGCAGGCATGGCCGCGGCCGGGACGCCAGCCGCGCCCGGCACACCTGCGGAACCACTCGGGAAGGAACCGCACATGGCAGACCAGCGCGGGGAGGCGCCGGCACCCGGGGAGGTGTCCGCCGTCGTGGATCAGCGCACGGGCCTGGCGGTGCTCTCACGGACCCCGCTGGCGGGGCTGCGGAAGGCGGCGGCCGAGGCCATGGTGCGCAGCCGGCGCGAGATCCCGGATGCCACGGTCTGGGTGGACGTGGACGCCACGGCGCTGATGGAGCTGCGGCGCGGGCTCCAGACGAAGGGTTCTGCACCGGGGCTGCTGGCGTTCGTGGCGCGGTTTGCGGCGGCGGGGCTGGCCCGGTTCCCGCAACTCAATTCGCAGCTGGCCAGCGAAGGCGGCACGGATTTCCTGGTGGAGTTCGGCGGCATCAACCTGGGCTTCGCAACGCAAACCGAACGCGGGCTGGTGGTGCCGGTGCTCCGCAACGCGCAGGGCCGCAGCGCCCGGGAACTGGACGCCGCCATCCGCGGGCTGACCGGGCGGGCGCTGGAGGGGCATGCCGGGCCGGGCGAACTGGGCGGCGGCACGTTCACCATCAACAATTACGGGGTGCTGGGCGTGGACGGATCGGCCACCATCATCAACCGTCCGGAGGCCGCCATGCTGGGCCTGGGGCGCATCACGGACAAGCCGTGGGTGGTGGACGGGGCGCTGTGCGTGCGGAAAATGACGGAGCTGACGCTGTCGTTCGACCACCGGGTCTGCGACGGCGCAGTGGCCGCCGGCTTTCTGCGCTTCGTGGCCGACGCCATGGAAAACCCGGCCTCGGTGTTGGCCGACTTGTAG
- a CDS encoding MBL fold metallo-hydrolase, with amino-acid sequence MPEQPAWQDLGGGSYVLASSAARALVNIGLVVGTRRALLIDTGCGPRHAAEILSAVRELTALPLTVVNTHAHWDHFFGNAFFAAEGAKRAAGSAAIDAGGAKHDGGTEFWAHAAALRGMQETGESQRVAVAGPEPEMAAGAGPCTELVLPTHLVRDRPVRLDLGGVAVELFSMGRGHTDGDLMVGAPGVLFAGDVLEEGAPPQFEDAFPAEWSAVLMQLGRMGERYPVMVPGHGRPVDAAFAARLASAVEARA; translated from the coding sequence ATGCCCGAACAGCCGGCATGGCAGGACCTTGGCGGCGGCAGCTACGTCCTCGCCAGCAGTGCCGCGCGGGCACTGGTGAACATCGGGCTTGTGGTGGGCACCCGCCGCGCGCTGCTGATCGACACCGGCTGCGGGCCCCGCCATGCCGCCGAAATCCTCTCCGCCGTGCGGGAGCTCACCGCCCTGCCGCTCACCGTGGTCAACACCCATGCCCACTGGGACCACTTCTTCGGCAACGCCTTCTTCGCAGCGGAGGGCGCCAAACGTGCCGCCGGGAGTGCCGCGATTGATGCCGGTGGTGCCAAGCACGACGGCGGCACCGAGTTTTGGGCACACGCCGCCGCCCTGCGTGGCATGCAGGAGACGGGGGAGTCGCAGCGGGTTGCGGTGGCGGGCCCCGAACCCGAGATGGCGGCCGGGGCCGGGCCATGCACGGAACTTGTCCTGCCCACGCACCTTGTCCGCGACCGGCCTGTGCGCCTGGACCTGGGCGGGGTGGCCGTGGAGTTGTTCAGCATGGGCCGGGGCCACACGGACGGCGACCTCATGGTGGGCGCACCCGGCGTCCTGTTTGCCGGCGACGTGCTGGAGGAGGGCGCCCCGCCGCAGTTCGAGGACGCCTTCCCGGCCGAGTGGTCCGCGGTGCTGATGCAGTTGGGCCGCATGGGGGAACGCTACCCGGTCATGGTGCCCGGACACGGCCGCCCGGTCGATGCGGCGTTCGCCGCCAGGCTCGCAAGCGCCGTCGAGGCCCGCGCCTGA